In the Drosophila gunungcola strain Sukarami unplaced genomic scaffold, Dgunungcola_SK_2 000001F, whole genome shotgun sequence genome, one interval contains:
- the LOC128263485 gene encoding adenylyl cyclase-associated protein 1 isoform X3, which translates to MSVAGFEDIVAGPLSQYLSLSAQIGGDVAQHAELVKSAFGFQLQYLTLATQIAKPAQPKQAELLKPTSTQISAIQDFREKHRSSALFNHLSAISESIPALGWVCVEKTPGPYVKEMNDACQFYTNRVLKEWKEKDVKHVEWARAWVQTLTELQAYIRQYHTTGLVWSGKGAAPSGGAPPPPPPGGLPPPPPMLDLSALKLDSAGDDRSALFAQINQGADITKSLKKVTGEMQTHKNPSLRTGPAPFKTPAQVGGKQGAAAPSSAPAKAPVFERDGKKWIIEYQKNNTGLLVENAEMNNVVYVFRCEGSTLTVKGKVNNIVFDSCKKCSLLFDSVVASVEFVNCQSVQMQVLGSVPTVSIDKTDGCQMYLSKDSLGVEIVNSKSSEMNILLPDDSGDYTELALPEQYKTTIAGKTLKTVCVDSLG; encoded by the exons aTGAGTGTCGCCGGATTCGAGGACATTGTGGCGGGTCCGCTGAGCCAATATCTATCCCTATCCGCCCAAATTGGCGGCGATGTGGCCCAGCATGCGGAGCTCGTAAAGAGCGCCTTTGG CTTCCAACTGCAGTACTTGACGCTGGCCACTCAGATTGCCAAGCCGGCGCAGCCCAAGCAGGCGGAGCTCCTGAAACCGACCTCGACGCAGATCAGCGCCATCCAGGACTTCCGCGAGAAGCATCGCTCCTCGGCCCTGTTCAACCACCTGTCGGCCATCAGCGAGAGCATTCCCGCCTTGGGTTGGGTGTGCGTGGAGAAGACGCCCGGTCCATATGTCAAGGAGATGAACGATGCCTGCCAGTTCTACACGAACCGAGTGCTGAAGGAGTGGAAGGAGAAGGATGTGAAGCACGTGGAGTGGGCACGCGCCTGGGTGCAAACGCTCACCGAGCTGCAGGCCTACATCCGGCAGTATCACACCACCGGTCTGGTTTGGTCCGGCAAGGGAGCTGCTCCCTCGGGCGGTGctccgccaccaccaccacctggTGGTCTGCCCCCACCGCCTCCAATGCTGGATCTGAGTGCCCTCAAGCTGGACAGCGCAGGAGATGATCGTAGTGCGCTGTTCGCTCAGATTAACCAGGGTGCTGACATCACCAAGA GCTTGAAGAAGGTAACTGGGGAGATGCAGACCCACAAAAATCCTTCTCTGCGCACAGGACCTGCTCCCTTCAAAACGCCAGCCCAAGTGGGTGGTAAACAAGGCGCTGCCGCTCCTTCAAGTGCACCCGCCAAGGCGCCCGTTTTCGAGCGCGATGGCAAGAAGTGGATCATTGAGTACCAGAAGAACAACACCGGGCTGCTGGTGGAGAATGCCGAGATGAACAACGTGGTGTATGTGTTCCGCTGCGAGGGATCCACGTTGACCGTCAAGGGCAAGGTGAACAACATTGTGTTCGACTCTTGCAAGAAGTGCTCGCTGCTGTTTGATTCGGTGGTGGCCTCCGTGGAGTTTGTCAACTGCCAGAGCGTCCAGATGCAGGTGCTCGGCTCGGTGCCGACGGTGTCGATCGACAAGACCGACGGCTGCCAGATGTATCTGTCCAAGGATTCGCTTGGAGTGGAGATTGTCAACTCGAAGTCCTCGGAGATGAACATTCTCTTGCCCGACGACTCCGGCGATTAT ACCGAGTTGGCTTTACCGGAGCAGTATAAGACCACCATTGCCGGCAAGACCCTCAAGACTGTTTGCGTGGACAGCCTCGGCTAA